The Methanobacterium sp. BAmetb5 genome includes a region encoding these proteins:
- the tgtA gene encoding tRNA guanosine(15) transglycosylase TgtA produces the protein MNFEIKYKDGRGRVGVLKTPHGTIKTPALMPVIHPGKQTIQVADYGAEVVITNAYLIYKNEELREKALQDGVHELINFPGPIITDSGSFQLSLYGDVEVSNQEIVEFQEKIGTDIGTSLDIPTPPSVKRERAEKELKITLQRAQEALEVRKELMLNSVVQGSTFTDLRSECAQALGEMDFQVHPIGAVVPLMESYRYHELVDVVMSSVSYLPDSRPRHLMGAGHPMLFSLAVAMGCDLFDSAAYILYAEADRLLMPNGTLKLEKLYEMPCSCEVCTTYTPEELRGMEKEKRRDLLAIHNLRVSFAEIRMIHQAIIEGSLWELVEQRCRAHPFLLEALRNLKNYQDDLEKYDPPYKKSAFFYSGPESLNRPEVHRHLERVKRIPPKKSVLLIPRTTKPYSEHLHHIPPEFYRIKGETNLEISDEDRQVTVVDVPFGVILLELDQLYPLAQNESPRIHDEDSILMVKNILHDYIKDFEEVIVSEKVLRTFRLDKEFPMNEEYSESLEIIVDDVERIKMIADYQFGSGSGEALFNTSVQIVKSRKTGKIRHVYDGDELIATLRASDGIFVLAREGARRLHRYLPYPKNRVVVNEDAEPFAREGKSIFAKFVINCDINIHAKEEVLIVNEEDQLLAFGKSILNGKEILDFNTGQAVKTRKGGL, from the coding sequence TTGAACTTTGAGATAAAGTATAAAGATGGCCGGGGAAGAGTGGGAGTCCTTAAAACTCCCCATGGAACCATAAAAACCCCTGCTTTGATGCCAGTCATACATCCTGGAAAACAGACCATCCAGGTCGCTGATTACGGAGCGGAGGTAGTGATCACCAATGCTTACCTCATTTACAAAAATGAGGAACTGCGGGAAAAAGCCCTACAAGACGGGGTTCATGAACTCATAAACTTCCCGGGACCCATTATCACTGATTCGGGATCATTCCAGCTCTCCCTGTATGGAGATGTGGAGGTATCCAACCAGGAAATAGTGGAGTTTCAGGAAAAGATCGGGACGGATATTGGAACATCTCTGGACATACCCACACCACCCTCGGTTAAAAGGGAACGTGCTGAAAAAGAACTTAAAATCACCCTCCAGAGAGCCCAGGAAGCACTGGAGGTTCGAAAGGAACTTATGTTAAACTCAGTGGTCCAGGGATCCACCTTTACTGACCTGCGCAGTGAATGTGCCCAGGCACTGGGAGAAATGGACTTCCAGGTACACCCCATCGGGGCAGTGGTACCACTCATGGAATCGTACCGTTACCACGAACTGGTGGATGTGGTCATGTCCTCGGTGAGTTATCTACCTGATTCCCGGCCCCGCCACCTTATGGGTGCTGGTCACCCCATGTTATTTTCACTGGCAGTGGCCATGGGCTGTGATCTTTTTGATTCTGCAGCATACATTCTCTATGCAGAGGCAGACAGGCTCCTAATGCCTAACGGAACTTTAAAACTGGAAAAACTCTATGAAATGCCCTGTTCCTGTGAAGTATGCACCACCTACACTCCAGAAGAGTTGAGGGGAATGGAAAAGGAAAAGAGGAGGGATCTCCTGGCAATTCACAATTTAAGGGTGAGTTTTGCGGAGATAAGAATGATTCATCAGGCTATAATTGAGGGAAGCCTATGGGAACTGGTTGAACAGCGTTGTCGTGCCCATCCCTTCCTACTGGAAGCACTGCGCAACCTTAAAAATTACCAGGATGACTTGGAGAAATACGATCCTCCCTACAAAAAATCGGCATTCTTCTATTCTGGACCCGAATCCCTGAATCGTCCCGAAGTACACCGTCACCTGGAACGCGTGAAACGTATACCCCCAAAAAAGAGTGTTTTACTTATTCCCCGTACTACCAAACCATACTCTGAACATCTGCACCACATTCCCCCGGAATTTTACCGCATCAAAGGGGAAACAAACCTGGAAATCTCAGATGAGGATAGGCAGGTAACAGTAGTTGATGTACCATTCGGTGTAATCCTGTTAGAACTGGATCAACTCTATCCACTGGCCCAGAATGAATCCCCACGTATTCATGATGAGGATTCAATTTTAATGGTGAAAAACATCCTTCACGATTATATCAAAGACTTTGAAGAGGTCATAGTCAGTGAAAAAGTTTTAAGAACATTCCGTCTGGATAAAGAATTCCCCATGAATGAGGAATACTCTGAATCACTGGAAATAATTGTTGACGATGTGGAAAGAATAAAAATGATAGCAGACTATCAGTTTGGTTCAGGTTCCGGTGAAGCACTTTTTAACACCAGTGTGCAAATAGTTAAAAGCAGGAAAACCGGTAAAATTCGTCATGTTTATGATGGAGATGAATTAATAGCCACCTTACGGGCCAGTGATGGGATTTTTGTCCTGGCCAGGGAAGGTGCACGTCGTCTGCACCGTTACCTTCCTTACCCTAAAAACAGGGTGGTGGTTAATGAAGATGCCGAACCATTTGCCCGGGAAGGAAAAAGTATATTTGCTAAATTCGTTATAAATTGTGATATAAATATCCATGCAAAGGAAGAAGTATTGATAGTTAATGAGGAAGACCAGCTACTGGCCTTCGGAAAGTCAATATTAAATGGAAAGGAGATACTTGATTTTAACACCGGCCAAGCAGTAAAGACACGAAAAGGAGGCTTATAA
- a CDS encoding nascent polypeptide-associated complex protein has product MLPSAGMNPKQLKQMQRAMKQMGMDMKDVKGVTEVIIKFKSKELVITNPKVNRMNFMGQDTYQISGKTKEREVEAELIIPDDDVDLVATQTGVSQDEARKALEETGGDLAEAIMRLS; this is encoded by the coding sequence ATGTTACCAAGCGCAGGTATGAATCCCAAACAGTTAAAACAGATGCAAAGAGCCATGAAACAGATGGGCATGGACATGAAGGATGTTAAAGGTGTCACCGAAGTGATCATCAAATTTAAAAGTAAGGAACTGGTAATCACTAATCCCAAGGTTAACCGGATGAACTTCATGGGTCAAGATACCTACCAGATATCTGGAAAAACCAAGGAAAGGGAAGTTGAAGCTGAACTTATAATACCTGATGATGATGTGGACCTAGTGGCCACCCAGACTGGTGTAAGCCAGGATGAAGCCAGAAAAGCCCTGGAAGAAACTGGTGGGGATCTGGCCGAGGCCATTATGAGGTTAAGTTAA
- a CDS encoding metallophosphoesterase, with the protein MVFITHLSDLHVGSMSFREELILDAIDKINEMGPDATVVTGDLSDNGYYQELKQAADYVEQIKTPLLVVPGNHDSRHLGNECFEELIKKRYGTLKIKNQGVKIIGLDSSEPDLNSGKVGRSQQEFMEEALKSASENGLFKIIALHHHIIPVPRTGRERNVLSDAGDILMSLIENHTDLVLSGHKHVPHTWIVHETVFATAGTVSSFKLRGKDIPSFNTLEIDQDYINILLNTADGKTCPLAKYENRCR; encoded by the coding sequence ATGGTGTTCATTACCCATCTTTCGGATCTACACGTGGGATCAATGTCATTTCGTGAGGAGCTAATCCTGGATGCCATTGATAAAATAAATGAGATGGGACCTGACGCCACCGTGGTAACCGGTGATTTGTCGGATAATGGTTATTATCAGGAATTAAAGCAGGCAGCAGATTATGTGGAGCAGATCAAAACACCCCTCCTGGTGGTGCCTGGAAATCATGATTCCCGACATCTGGGAAATGAGTGCTTTGAAGAACTGATTAAAAAGAGGTACGGTACGCTTAAAATTAAAAATCAGGGAGTTAAAATAATAGGACTGGATAGTAGTGAACCCGATCTAAACTCGGGTAAGGTGGGTAGATCACAGCAGGAATTCATGGAGGAGGCCCTGAAAAGTGCTTCAGAAAATGGACTGTTCAAGATCATTGCCCTGCACCATCATATTATCCCCGTCCCCCGCACAGGCCGTGAGAGAAATGTTCTCAGTGATGCTGGTGATATATTAATGTCATTAATAGAAAATCACACTGACCTGGTCTTATCCGGTCATAAACATGTACCTCATACCTGGATTGTACATGAAACTGTTTTCGCCACTGCAGGAACAGTTTCCTCATTTAAACTTCGAGGGAAGGATATTCCTTCCTTTAACACCCTGGAAATAGACCAAGATTATATAAATATCCTTTTAAACACAGCCGATGGCAAAACTTGCCCTCTGGCAAAGTATGAAAACAGGTGTAGGTGA